The Rhododendron vialii isolate Sample 1 chromosome 5a, ASM3025357v1 genome contains a region encoding:
- the LOC131326963 gene encoding uncharacterized protein LOC131326963 gives MEKSGESTAAAAAVRLKPIEATAETFGEFGQVIEASADGEEFGPQDAQLDLSRGIPRFYIMHLNNRPLKFSSITYHASVTQCLGSVGGNVWYLGVSKPSIVDSSEINADEGLNVVKSHSGHFYVPPAVNDVCVFRVSGPKFLKLNRGTWHAGPLFNAASMDFYNLELSNTNVADHTLHDFKKKDGVVFLIDE, from the exons ATGGAAAAATCCGGCGAATCAACGGCAGCGGCGGCGGCAGTGAGGCTGAAACCAATCGAAGCAACGGCGGAGACGTTTGGAGAATTCGGGCAGGTGATAGAGGCGTCGGCAGATGGCGAGGAGTTCGGACCTCAAGATGCTCAATTAGACCTCAGTAGAGGAATCCCAAG GTTCTACATTATGCATCTCAACAACCGACCACTCAAGTTTTCGAGCATAACGTACCATGCAAGTGTTACACAGTGCCTTGGTTCAGTTGGTGGCAATGTTTGGTATCTTGGTGTTTCGAAGCCTTCCATAGTGGACTCGAGCGAAATTAATGCAGATGAGGGCTTGAATGTTGTGAAGTCACACTCTGGTCATTTTTATGTGCCCCCTGCTGTCAATGATGTGTGTGTTTTCAGAGTTTCTGGTCCAAAGTTTTTGAAGCTGAATCGTGGTACATGGCATGCTGGGCCATTGTTTAACGCAGCATCGATGGACTTCTATAATTTGGAACTGAGCAATACGAAT GTTGCGGATCACACACTGCATGATTTCAAGAAGAAAGATGGGGTGGTCTTTCTGATCGACGAGTAG
- the LOC131326757 gene encoding protein NONRESPONDING TO OXYLIPINS 2, mitochondrial-like isoform X2: MAWRGSLSRSLVSTARSSTLRAPPPLPRVRPPPLASPRRLSFANPRNLGELGCVQSLLPLYSVVAGVRLTSHLVVDARACCELYNGRNGKDG; encoded by the exons ATGGCATGGCGTGGTTCGCTTTCTAGATCCCTCGTATCAACCGCCAGATCATCAACCCTCCGCGCACCGCCACCACTCCCCCGCGTCCGTCCTCCGCCGCTCGCCTCCCCTCGCCGCCTCTCATTCGCTAATCCAAG GAATTTGGGAGAGTTAGGATGTGTTCAATCCCTTCTGCCGCTGTACAGCGTGGTTGCCGGAGTTCGCCTCACTTCGCACTTGGTCGTCGATGCGCGGGCTTGCTGCGAGCTGTATAACG GTAGGAATGGAAAAGATGGTTGA
- the LOC131326757 gene encoding protein NONRESPONDING TO OXYLIPINS 2, mitochondrial-like isoform X3, which translates to MAWRGSLSRSLVSTARSSTLRAPPPLPRVRPPPLASPRRLSFANPRNLGELGCVQSLLPLYSVVAGVRLTSHLVVDARACCELYNGT; encoded by the exons ATGGCATGGCGTGGTTCGCTTTCTAGATCCCTCGTATCAACCGCCAGATCATCAACCCTCCGCGCACCGCCACCACTCCCCCGCGTCCGTCCTCCGCCGCTCGCCTCCCCTCGCCGCCTCTCATTCGCTAATCCAAG GAATTTGGGAGAGTTAGGATGTGTTCAATCCCTTCTGCCGCTGTACAGCGTGGTTGCCGGAGTTCGCCTCACTTCGCACTTGGTCGTCGATGCGCGGGCTTGCTGCGAGCTGTATAACG GTACTTGA
- the LOC131326732 gene encoding small ribosomal subunit protein uS7m: protein MAWRCPLSRSLISTARASTTRTLPPLPLLRPPPLAAPHLQSRLLSFASPSVFGLNQEKCSTPPIFDHRPLSTLSSSKSASNSSEILSYMGGIDGDQKQLIKKLVNFRMKKGKKTKVRSIVYQTFHRLARTEHDAIKVMADALENVKPVCEVEKVGIAGTLYDVPGIVPKDRQQTLAIRWILDAAFKRRVSHRTSLEKCLYSELLDAYRKRGIARKKRESLHGLALTNRSFAHFRWW from the exons atggCATGGCGCTGTCCCCTTTCCAGATCACTGATCTCCACCGCTAGGGCTTCAACCACCCGCACACTGCCGCCGCTCCCCCTCCTACGTCCGCCGCCGCTCGCCGCCCCTCACCTCCAATCTCGCCTCCTCTCCTTCGCCAGTCCCAG CGTTTTTGGTCTGAATCAAGAGAAATGCTCCACGCCACCGATTTTCGATCACCGCCCTCTTTCAACTCTCTCGTCATCAAAATCAGCTTCCAATAGCTCCGAAATCCTCAGCTACATGGGGGGCATAGACGGTGATCAAAAGCAATTGATTAAAAAACTAGTCAATTTCCGCATGAAGAAAGGCAAAAAAACTAAGGTTCGTTCCATCGTGTACCAGACCTTTCACCGCCTGGCTCGAACCGAACACGATGCTATCAAGGTCATGGCCGACGCGTTGGAGAATGTGAAGCCAGTGTGCGAAGTGGAAAAAGTAGGAATAGCGGGTACTCTGTACGACGTCCCCGGGATTGTGCCCAAGGACCGGCAGCAAACCCTAGCTATTCGTTGGATCCTTGACGCGGCGTTCAAGCGACGAGTTAGTCACAGGACGAGCTTGGAGAAGTGTTTGTATTCTGAGTTGCTGGATGCTTATAGGAAGAGGGGAATCGCGCgtaagaagagagagagtcttCATGGGCTGGCTTTGACCAATCGAAGTTTTGCACATTTCAGATGGTGGTGA
- the LOC131326757 gene encoding protein NONRESPONDING TO OXYLIPINS 2, mitochondrial-like isoform X1: MAWRGSLSRSLVSTARSSTLRAPPPLPRVRPPPLASPRRLSFANPRNLGELGCVQSLLPLYSVVAGVRLTSHLVVDARACCELYNGTSRRICT; encoded by the exons ATGGCATGGCGTGGTTCGCTTTCTAGATCCCTCGTATCAACCGCCAGATCATCAACCCTCCGCGCACCGCCACCACTCCCCCGCGTCCGTCCTCCGCCGCTCGCCTCCCCTCGCCGCCTCTCATTCGCTAATCCAAG GAATTTGGGAGAGTTAGGATGTGTTCAATCCCTTCTGCCGCTGTACAGCGTGGTTGCCGGAGTTCGCCTCACTTCGCACTTGGTCGTCGATGCGCGGGCTTGCTGCGAGCTGTATAACGGTACCTCCCGCCGCATTT GTACTTGA